From a region of the Candidatus Neomarinimicrobiota bacterium genome:
- a CDS encoding NifB/NifX family molybdenum-iron cluster-binding protein: MKVCIPSDGNALDSKLSEVFARCNYFIFFDTENGNIDVIENGFKDLQSGAGVQVTQLVIQEKTDAVIAKSVGPNAGRILSGSGIKVYKAVDGTVKDNIEKLIENKLDDFS; encoded by the coding sequence ATGAAAGTATGTATACCCAGCGATGGAAATGCCCTCGATTCGAAATTGTCGGAGGTTTTTGCCAGATGCAATTATTTTATATTTTTCGACACTGAAAATGGTAATATTGATGTAATAGAAAACGGATTTAAAGATTTACAATCTGGAGCGGGAGTACAGGTTACGCAACTGGTTATTCAGGAAAAAACTGATGCTGTTATAGCAAAAAGCGTGGGACCGAACGCTGGTCGTATATTATCTGGTAGTGGTATTAAGGTTTATAAGGCCGTTGATGGAACAGTGAAAGATAATATAGAGAAACTAATTGAAAATAAACTTGATGATTTTTCTTAA
- a CDS encoding 4Fe-4S binding protein: MPFGDGKGPLHGRGRGFGKGRGRGRGLGRGLGQGSRLGRGIWNFNRPNPEDYIEQSSDRNRPEKYSKAEELQYLRERKRELEELLNEVRTENKNKRESEEIGKAEVITQYCVGCGVCIPACPENAISVNDVAKINQDLCTGCGNCVSACPRNAIIIE; encoded by the coding sequence ATGCCGTTTGGAGATGGAAAAGGACCATTGCATGGTCGAGGTAGAGGATTTGGAAAAGGGCGTGGTAGGGGAAGAGGGCTTGGTAGAGGATTAGGACAGGGATCAAGACTGGGCAGAGGTATCTGGAATTTTAATAGACCAAATCCCGAAGATTATATTGAACAAAGTAGTGATAGAAACCGTCCTGAAAAATACAGTAAAGCAGAAGAATTACAATATTTAAGAGAGAGAAAAAGGGAGCTGGAGGAACTTTTAAATGAGGTGAGAACTGAAAATAAAAATAAAAGAGAGAGTGAGGAAATTGGGAAAGCGGAGGTCATAACTCAATATTGTGTCGGATGTGGTGTATGTATCCCTGCCTGTCCTGAAAATGCAATATCTGTGAATGATGTTGCAAAGATTAATCAAGATTTGTGTACAGGTTGTGGCAACTGTGTATCTGCTTGCCCCCGGAATGCCATAATAATTGAATAA
- a CDS encoding NifB/NifX family molybdenum-iron cluster-binding protein, with product MKVAISTDDGKVALHFGRCSQYTIVDIEEGKIKNTNIIDNPGHSPGFLPGYLKDMGVTCVICGGIGQRAIENFKTFGIDVISGINGDIKDIIERFVNGSLKGSENLCSKSHDEENCGV from the coding sequence ATGAAAGTTGCAATTTCAACGGATGATGGGAAAGTAGCATTACATTTTGGAAGATGCTCTCAATATACAATTGTGGATATTGAAGAGGGGAAGATTAAAAATACAAACATTATAGATAATCCAGGACATTCACCAGGCTTTTTACCAGGTTATTTGAAAGATATGGGAGTAACATGTGTTATTTGTGGTGGTATTGGCCAAAGGGCTATTGAAAATTTTAAAACTTTCGGTATAGATGTTATTTCTGGCATAAATGGGGATATAAAAGATATAATTGAGCGATTTGTGAATGGGAGCTTAAAGGGTAGTGAAAATCTTTGTAGTAAATCACATGATGAAGAGAATTGTGGGGTTTGA